GGCTGGGGGAGAAAATGCTGGTCCTCATCGAGGGTAAGGTGGAATCGAGAAATGGAAAGGTCCAGTGGATCATTAACAGCATAACGCCTTATGAGGAATTGAATAAAGAACCTAGAGTAAGAAAAAGATTATTTATTAAAGTCTCCCTTAAAGAAGAACAGAACTCAATTGATAGGCTTAGAAAAATTTCTTCCTATTTCCCGGGTAATATACCTGTAATAATTTTTATATCTGAAGACCGAAAAACCTATCAGCTGGAGTCTTCTTATTCACTGTCTGCTTCAGAAAAGTGTCTGAATAAATTACATGAATTCTTTGGTGAGTCCTCCGTTGTCCTGCAGGCTTATCACGAAAAGGATGCCGACTTCAAAAAATCTTAGTCCAGTTTTTTGATCTTCTTTACACATAGCATTCATCTGTTATAATTAAGGAGTTAAATGGTGGTCTGACCACTAAAATCGGCCTATTCTAAAGTTTTAAAGGAGCGTGTATTTGTGTCAAACTTGCGTGATGAAGCACTTCATATCCACCGTGCCAATAAAGGAAAATTAGAAACTGTATCCAAAGTCCCGGTAAGAAATGCGAGGGATTTAAGCTTAGCTTATTCTCCAGGAGTAGCAGAGCCTTGTAAAGAAATTTATGATCATAAAGAAACGGTTTACGATTATACCATGAAAGGGAATATGGTAGCCGTTGTGAGTAATGGATCTGCTGTTTTAGGGCTTGGGAATATTGGAGCAGAAGCTTCACTTCCAGTAATGGAAGGTAAAGCGGCCTTATTTAAGAGCTTTGCCGGAGTGGATGCGTTTCCAATTTGTTTAAATACAAGCAGCATCGACGAAATTGTCCAGACAGTAAAATTGATGGAACCTACTTTTGGCGGTGTTAACCTAGAAGATATTGCAGCACCAAACTGCTTCATCATCGAAGATCGACTTAAGAAAGAAACAAATATTCCTATATTTCATGATGATCAGCACGGCACAGCCATTGTTACAGTTGCTGGTCTAGTGAACGCTCTTAAAATTGCCGGAAAGTCCTTTTCTGAAATCAAAGTAGTTGCTAATGGTGCAGGGGCTGCTGGTATTGCGATTATTAAGCTGCTATATCATTTTGGCGTCCGCGACATTATTATGTGTGATTCCAAAGGTGCGATTTATGAAGGGCGCCCGACAGGAATGAACGATGTTAAAGATGAAGTCGCCAAGATTACGAATAAGTACAAGCAGTCTGGAAACCTGGAAGAAGTTATGGAAGGCGCCGATGTATTTATTGGTGTATCCGTAGGTGGAGCTCTTTCTAAAGAAATGGTTTCAAAAATGAACGATGATGCCATAATATTTGCAATGGCTAACCCTGAACCTGAGATCATGCCGGAAGATGCAAAAGAAGCAGGTGCCCGTGTTATTGGTACAGGACGTTCGGATTTTCCAAATCAGGTAAATAATGTCCTGGCTTTTCCTGGAATTTTCCGGGGAGCTCTTGATGTTCGGGCCACTCGAATCAATGAAAAAATGAAAATTGCTGCTGTAGAAGCAATAGCAGAGCTGGTCAGCGAAGAGGACCTAAATGAGGATTATGTGATCCCAGCACCTTTTGACGCAAGAGTTGCACCTGCTGTAGCGGCAAGTGTTGCCAAGGCTGCCATGGAATCAGGAGTTGCCAGACACCATGTGGACCCTGAAGAGGTTGCAGAAAAAACAAGACAGCTCACATTAATCGACGAAGATTAGAGGAGTGGACCTGGAGAAAAGCCGTTTAGGCTTTTCTCTTTCATGTTTGGATTGCTAGAAGGAGGCTCCATTACTTGACCTATCCTTTTAAAGAAAAAGTATATCAAGGAGTTCTAGAGCAGATTAAAGCATATATAGACAGTGAAAAGCTTCAGCCTGGGGATAAGCTGCCGTCTGAACGAATGTTAAGTGAGCAGCTGCAGGTTGGCCGATCGTCTATTAGAGAAGCATTGCGTGCTCTTGAACTCTTAGGGTTAATAGAAACAAGGCGCGGGGAAGGCACCTTCATGAGAGCCTACCGCCCGTACCATATGGTTGAACTATTATCGAAATTTATTTTAAATGATACAAGGACGAGGGAAGAGCTTGTAACAGCTAAGGAAATGCTGGAAAAAGAAGTGCTGTTTCTCACATCAGGTCAACTTTCCAAGAATCAATTAGAGGAAATGAGACAATTTATAGATGTAGATACACCAAGCCAATATCACGAACAATTATTTACTTATTTATTCGACCGCTGCAATCATCCTTTATTATTATCGATGTGGCAATTGGTGTGTGGTTTCGCGTCTACCGTCCATGAGCTCGCTTATCCTGATGATTTGTACAGAAAATTATATAAAGCCGTACAGCATGAAAGCAAAGATACCATTATCGCTATTTATGAAGATCGGGCATCTCTCAACTAATATTACAGCTTCGACACCCTTCGGCATAAAATATAGCTTACTTTATATATGATGACCTAGTAGAGAGCCTTGTTTAAAGGAGGAATCACCTTGCTTAGAGACTTTTTCAGCAAGAAAAAACGCTATGCTTCGATCCCTAGCAAAGAAGCAAAGCAGGATGTACCAGAAGGGCTGATGCAAAAATGCCCGAGCTGCCAAAAAATATTTTACAGAAAAGAATTATATCGTAATATGAATGTCTGCCCTCATTGCGGTCATCACCATAAACTTACTGCATATGAGCGGATCGATTATCTCTTTGATGAGAATTCTTTTGAAGAGTGGGACGAAAATATGATATCAGCGAACCCGCTTGACTTTCCTGACTACGAAGAAAAATTGGAGAAAGACCGTCAAAAGTCTGCTCTGAATGAAGCTGTTGTTACCGGGAAGGCTTCCATCAATGGATTGAAAACGGCTGTAGCTGTTATGGATGCCCGATTTAGAATGGGAAGCATGGGGTCTGTAGTTGGCGAGAAAATTACGAACGCGGTGGAAAAAGCCAGAAAAGAAAACATCCCTTTTATTATTTTTACAGCTTCAGGCGGGGCAAGAATGCAGGAAGGTGTACTCAGCTTAATGCAAATGGGTAAAACGTCCATCGCATTAAAACGTCTGAGCGAAAGCGGAGGACTGTTTATTTCTGTAATGACACACCCGACGACCGGAGGAGTTTCAGCCAGCTTTGCTTCTGTGGGTGATTATAATTTTGCTGAACCTGGAGCGCTCATCGGCTTTGCCGGGAGGCGCATTATTGAGCAGACAATTCGGGAGAAGTTACCAGATGACTTCCAGACAGCGGAATTTCTGCTTCATCATGGACAGATCGACCGTGTTGTCCACCGCCATGATATGAAAGAGACATTGTCCACTGTATTAGATATCCATCAGGAAAGGAGGGAAGTAGAATGAAGCATGTACTCGATTTTGAAAAGCCGGTAATCGAGCTGCGGGAAAAAATTTCTGAGCTCAAGCGTTTAACCGCTGAAAGTGAAATGGATTTAAGTGAAGAAATCTCAACACTTGAAAAAAGGCTGGAAAAGCTCGAAACAGATGTTTATGACCGCATGAAACCATGGGACCGCGTCCAGATGGCCCGCCACCCGGAAAGACCGACAACTTTAGAATACATCGAGCATTTGTTTACAGATTTTCTGGAACTTCATGGGGATCGTCTTTACGGTGATGATGAGGCGATTGTCTCAGGTATTGCCAAATTTAATGGAAAGCCTGTGACTGTAATCGGCCACCAGAGAGGTAAAGATACGAAAGAAAATATTAAGCGTAATTTTGGAATGCCGCATCCTGAAGGCTATCGGAAAGCCCTTCGTCTTATGAAGCAGGCGGATAAGTTTAACCGCCCAATAATTACATTTATAGATACAAAGGGGGCATATCCCGGCAAAGCTGCGGAAGAGCGCGGCCAGAGTGAAGCAATTGCCAGAAATTTGGTAGAGATGGCTGGTTTTTCTGTGCCGATCATATGTGTTGTCATTGGAGAAGGAGGAAGTGGCGGTGCCCTTGGACTGGGTATTGGCGACCGGATATTTATGCTGGAAAATTCTACTTACTCCGTTATTTCCCCAGAGGGAGCTGCAGCTCTGCTTTGGAAGGATTCTAACTTAGCACAGCGGGCTGCGGAAACGATGAAGATCACGGCAAAAGATTTGAAAGAACTGCGCGTCATTGATGAAGTGATTGCTGAGATCCGTGGTGGAGCACACCGCAATATTGAAGAACAGGCACAAAGAATGAAAAAGCATATCGAGATTGCTTTGGACGAGCTTTTACAGAAGCCGAAAAACCAATTACTGGATGAGCGCTTTGAAAAATATAAAATGATTGGCGATT
This window of the Halobacillus sp. Marseille-Q1614 genome carries:
- a CDS encoding FadR/GntR family transcriptional regulator, whose product is MTYPFKEKVYQGVLEQIKAYIDSEKLQPGDKLPSERMLSEQLQVGRSSIREALRALELLGLIETRRGEGTFMRAYRPYHMVELLSKFILNDTRTREELVTAKEMLEKEVLFLTSGQLSKNQLEEMRQFIDVDTPSQYHEQLFTYLFDRCNHPLLLSMWQLVCGFASTVHELAYPDDLYRKLYKAVQHESKDTIIAIYEDRASLN
- the accD gene encoding acetyl-CoA carboxylase, carboxyltransferase subunit beta: MLRDFFSKKKRYASIPSKEAKQDVPEGLMQKCPSCQKIFYRKELYRNMNVCPHCGHHHKLTAYERIDYLFDENSFEEWDENMISANPLDFPDYEEKLEKDRQKSALNEAVVTGKASINGLKTAVAVMDARFRMGSMGSVVGEKITNAVEKARKENIPFIIFTASGGARMQEGVLSLMQMGKTSIALKRLSESGGLFISVMTHPTTGGVSASFASVGDYNFAEPGALIGFAGRRIIEQTIREKLPDDFQTAEFLLHHGQIDRVVHRHDMKETLSTVLDIHQERREVE
- the accA gene encoding acetyl-CoA carboxylase carboxyl transferase subunit alpha; translated protein: MKHVLDFEKPVIELREKISELKRLTAESEMDLSEEISTLEKRLEKLETDVYDRMKPWDRVQMARHPERPTTLEYIEHLFTDFLELHGDRLYGDDEAIVSGIAKFNGKPVTVIGHQRGKDTKENIKRNFGMPHPEGYRKALRLMKQADKFNRPIITFIDTKGAYPGKAAEERGQSEAIARNLVEMAGFSVPIICVVIGEGGSGGALGLGIGDRIFMLENSTYSVISPEGAAALLWKDSNLAQRAAETMKITAKDLKELRVIDEVIAEIRGGAHRNIEEQAQRMKKHIEIALDELLQKPKNQLLDERFEKYKMIGDYQQLDI
- a CDS encoding NADP-dependent malic enzyme, encoding MSNLRDEALHIHRANKGKLETVSKVPVRNARDLSLAYSPGVAEPCKEIYDHKETVYDYTMKGNMVAVVSNGSAVLGLGNIGAEASLPVMEGKAALFKSFAGVDAFPICLNTSSIDEIVQTVKLMEPTFGGVNLEDIAAPNCFIIEDRLKKETNIPIFHDDQHGTAIVTVAGLVNALKIAGKSFSEIKVVANGAGAAGIAIIKLLYHFGVRDIIMCDSKGAIYEGRPTGMNDVKDEVAKITNKYKQSGNLEEVMEGADVFIGVSVGGALSKEMVSKMNDDAIIFAMANPEPEIMPEDAKEAGARVIGTGRSDFPNQVNNVLAFPGIFRGALDVRATRINEKMKIAAVEAIAELVSEEDLNEDYVIPAPFDARVAPAVAASVAKAAMESGVARHHVDPEEVAEKTRQLTLIDED